Within Primulina tabacum isolate GXHZ01 chromosome 5, ASM2559414v2, whole genome shotgun sequence, the genomic segment AGTCGGTGAATCTCACTTCAGGTGAACTTCTGATATCTTGCACGTCCCAACCAGAGTAACTGTAATATAAATTCAAGGCCCTTAACTGACAGAGCCTTGATATTACTTCACGTTGGATAGATCTGAGGTATGGATTGCGTTGAATATTCAAATGCCTTAAATTAGTCAGATATCCCAACTCTTTTGGTAATGTACTTATCTTAGTCCCTGATAAATCAAGATGCCGAAGCTCAACCAATTTGCAGATAGATTTTGGAAGCTCTCGGATGCTGGTGAATGACAAGTCCAAAACTTTGAGAACCGGCATGGATTGGAAAAAGCCATCAGAGATTTTGCTCAGACCTTTGTTCCACTGGAGCAGTAATGTAGATAGGTTGGGACAGCTAGGTAATTCAGTTAGTGTAATGATTCCGTTATCTAGTAACGAAATTCTCTCAGCTCTTTTCCAGTTATCAACAGAAGGTGCTTCCAAGAGTCCTTGGCTGGCCCGCATCAAGAATTTTTTCTCTGCACTTGAATGTTCAGACAAGATCCATAAGGCAAAACTTCGAACAACATCATGCATCTTCACTTGTGATTCTTCTTCACCGGTTTCCAAGAAGCACGCAACCTTTAGGGATCCTATAATGGCATGTCCCATGATCTGGACATTGCTATCCTGTAAGCTATCTAAAAATCCTTCCCCAGCCCAATATTCAATAAGCTGTTCTTTCTCAATACAGTACATTTCAGGAAACAAAGAACAGTACAACAAGCAATATCTTAAAATATCATTGTCAAGGTTGTCGTAACTGAATTTTAGAAGTGTAAAAACATCTTCCATACCTCGCACTTCTGATGGCGATTTGCTCAGAACTTCTACAGCATAGATCCATTCCTCCTTTGTTCTTTTGTTGGCCATTGCCCTTCCCATGCTCACAATAGCAAGCGGAAGACCTCCACATTTTCTGACAATGGTCTTAGCAAGGTTAAATATGGGCGGTGAGTTTATGATCTCATTTCCACCAACCTTTTCCTGAAATAGATGCCAAGATTTCAGCTCATCCAAGAAATCCACTTTGAGCTTGAAGTGTGCGTCCATATAACTACACACTTGCATTGAGCGTGTAGTGAAAACCACTTTGCTTTCATTTTCTTGATTGGGAATAGGGATACCAATCTTGTCGAGATCAAGGCCTTCCCAAAGATCATCTAGGAGCAACAAAAATTTCTTCTTTCTCATGACATTGTATATTCTCGAGGCTCGTAATTCTTGAAACTGAGTTTCATCCCAAGACAGTCCTAAGCGCACCCCAATCGCCTGTTGGATCTTCTCAATCACATAATCTTTCGATACTACGACCCAGATCACCACTTCAAAATCATGATCCAAGGTCAGAAATCCGTTGTTTATGCTCTTCAGCAGAGTTGTTTTCCCAACGCCTCCCATCCCATAAATTCCAACGGTTCCAACATTCTCATGTCTAAGAAGTTTCCCGACTTTCTCCAACATCAATTCAAGCCCCACAGCTGGCCGGCTCGGTATCTCCACCACAGGGACAAGAAGCAATCCATCTGCCAAGTTAACTTCCAATTTTCCCTTCCCCTTGAGATCATTTACTAACAATATCGCATCTGCGACTTTCTTGCCAATACTACATCTCAAAGAACAGTCTGTGCAGCAACATCGAATACACTGCCTCTTATTCTGCTCCATATCCTCTCTGATAATTCTTACTTCATTTTCCACTTTGTCAACTCTAGCTAGCCACCCTTTGACTTGGCTAGTGCATGTTAATCCTAGCAACTCCGCTCTATCAACTTCTTTTTTCAAATCGTCCCGCACATCAAAAAGTTCCTCAAGTGCAGCTTCAAGAGAATCAATATTCTGATCCACATGTGCGGCTATAGCTACTTTTCTGAAAAGGTAATCAGCCAAACAACCCAGAAGCGACAACAGTGGTGTAACAAAATCCATTAAAATTCGAATTACCAAAAGTCTGTTTCTTTGTTTCTGCGCTTTTCCCTTAATTCTTGTTTTCTAATTGAGGTGATTTACAGGAGAATAGAGCAAGATAATTGGACGGCTTTGTGCCAGCAGTTAACAGCATTATTCAGTTGACCTGGAACTTTCTTGGTCCTCCTGGGAACCTTCCTTGTCCCCCCTCTCTCTTCAAAAACTTTTATTTGCTTTTAACCCATTTTGTGGACTacacaaaattaaaaaaatttggggtGATCGCAAATTCTTTTTTCTAGAAGGGGTAATTTATTGACCACTGAGGTTTTGAAGAGTTCGCGAGAGGAGTTTAGAGAAACGAGAAATGGGAATGGACTGCAGGAACTGGGATGAAGACGCTTACAGAGAGAGCGTTTTAGGGGAGAGAGAAACCCTTACCCGGACCATTTTCCGTGTCACATTCGCTCCAAACGCTAACCCTAATCCCAATTCCGATCACTTCGCCAGCGCCTCCAGCTCCGGATCCATTGCCTCTTGCTCCATTGACTCCTGCTTGGTATGATTCTTTCTAATTAAAACCTGGGATTACTTCCTTCTATAGTCATGATAAATGCAATTCGTACTCTCGGACACTCAAGTGTGAATTAAATATGCCATCTTTATTTGTTGGCAGGAGCATGGTTGCGGGACTGCAAGGGGTGAAAAGTAAGTATATATCACTTAGTGATGGAAGCTATATTATAAAGCTTATCGTTGGTGCTGTTACTGGTCTATATTACTGGCCAATTTTTGTTTCTGCGTCTTTCAGTTCTGTTCTTACTGTGTATCGGATACACAAGCCTTGGTTTTTTCAGTCTTCTGTTTTCTGTTTAATTCTTATTCCTTGGGGTGGTGCGCTCTCTCCTATTCTAGAGAACAATGCTATGACAGTTGATTGTCAGGTTTATGCTTCTTTAATTGTTCTTATTTCGAGTTAGCTGCTGttagatttatttcatgaaatgtCTAAGTGCCGAAATTTACAAGTCTTTGACATGTCGAGATTGGATCACATGGTTTCTCTAGACTCTAAGGTGATGTATTTTTTTTggtaagcaaaattatttgaatGATGAGCAAGAAgcattattttctcattttagtTTATCCATTTGGTTTAGTGAGATACTGCTCTTGAACTTAATTCCCAATCATTTTGGATATTTGAAACATTTTCACTTTTCCTGTTATCTTCCACAATTTCAGTAGGAGTACTGTGTTCTTTTGTCGTTTATCTATGTGCATTGTTATCCTTTAAGCAGTATGGAGTTCATAGGATTTCCAGCCTAGGGTTTTTTCTTGTAGCTACGTGGGACGGGATTTGTGCAGTAGTAAATGTCACCTATATGATTTATTGCTGCCCCTTTTGCAGATAAAGATGAATGATTAAGACGAGTGAACTGGAACGACGTGCATTAATTTCTGATATTGAACGAGTTAATATTCATTGCCCTGCAAATTTGCTTTTCTAACTTTTAGAGAGTGAACTGCTAACTTCCTAGGCATTATCAGTCCTTTCTCTCAACTTGAGAATTCATATTATACCGGCCTTTCTCCGTCATACTTCAGCCTATCGTGCTTTGCATGTAGTAATGTGGAATTTTCATGATTACTCTTGAGGGGATCCATCTATGCGGCTGCTGGTGATTCTCATGCTTATTGCTGGGATGTGGTATGCATTTTCTCACTTTGCTTCGCCCAATACGAGAGGCATGATTTTTCTACCCTTCCtcgtatgaaaaatattaagtGAATAAATGAAATGACCAACATTCTTGAACAAGTCTTGGTACAATGATCAGGAGACGTGAGGTTTAGACGGTTTTCAAAGGGCACTCAAACTATCTACGCCGCATTTCTGCGTGCAAGTTAAGCAATCAGgtcatcatttttcttttcttttccatCGACAATCTAGAACCAGAAACTCATTTAGCTAATTAGGTTTCAGCTTTCCTTTGTCTTATTGTTGCCTCGTTTGGGTTATTTTTGTTTGGACTTAAATTTACAGAGGAAAATTGAGTCCTGAAATTATGCTCACAGAGGCCCAAAGAAAGAACTACAAGTAGGATCACCAAGAAAGCAAATAGAAACTCACTCTAGCTTCTGTATTGAAGAGTAGCGGCCAATCTTGAATAGAGGGCTCCCTTAAA encodes:
- the LOC142546066 gene encoding THO complex subunit 6-like isoform X2, with translation MGMDCRNWDEDAYRESVLGERETLTRTIFRVTFAPNANPNPNSDHFASASSSGSIASCSIDSCLEHGCGTARGENSVLTVYRIHKPWFFQSSVFCLILIPWGGALSPILENNAMTVDCQGIHLCGCW
- the LOC142546063 gene encoding disease resistance protein RPS2-like, with translation MDFVTPLLSLLGCLADYLFRKVAIAAHVDQNIDSLEAALEELFDVRDDLKKEVDRAELLGLTCTSQVKGWLARVDKVENEVRIIREDMEQNKRQCIRCCCTDCSLRCSIGKKVADAILLVNDLKGKGKLEVNLADGLLLVPVVEIPSRPAVGLELMLEKVGKLLRHENVGTVGIYGMGGVGKTTLLKSINNGFLTLDHDFEVVIWVVVSKDYVIEKIQQAIGVRLGLSWDETQFQELRASRIYNVMRKKKFLLLLDDLWEGLDLDKIGIPIPNQENESKVVFTTRSMQVCSYMDAHFKLKVDFLDELKSWHLFQEKVGGNEIINSPPIFNLAKTIVRKCGGLPLAIVSMGRAMANKRTKEEWIYAVEVLSKSPSEVRGMEDVFTLLKFSYDNLDNDILRYCLLYCSLFPEMYCIEKEQLIEYWAGEGFLDSLQDSNVQIMGHAIIGSLKVACFLETGEEESQVKMHDVVRSFALWILSEHSSAEKKFLMRASQGLLEAPSVDNWKRAERISLLDNGIITLTELPSCPNLSTLLLQWNKGLSKISDGFFQSMPVLKVLDLSFTSIRELPKSICKLVELRHLDLSGTKISTLPKELGYLTNLRHLNIQRNPYLRSIQREVISRLCQLRALNLYYSYSGWDVQDIRSSPEVRFTDLECLTDLVSLGITVNELSTLSSVSHSKFLQQRIQYLYIKECEGLQRLPISSYPGDADQLRRLSISNCWNLRYLEINEAAEETHSWLPSLEILALNGLPNLTSVWRNKVNRGCLQNLRCVNISYCHKLKNVSWILLLPNLEIIYIFYCEEMEDVVSEEEVREEDYFHAFPNLRVMSIRDVPELRSISRRAIFFPKLKNIAVINCPKLRKLPLKAIHVSELPTVYCDKEWWENLEWDDSGTKEAFLPHFMTA
- the LOC142546066 gene encoding THO complex subunit 6-like isoform X5, which encodes MGMDCRNWDEDAYRESVLGERETLTRTIFRVTFAPNANPNPNSDHFASASSSGSIASCSIDSCLEHGCGTARGEKGSIYAAAGDSHAYCWDVET
- the LOC142546066 gene encoding THO complex subunit 6-like isoform X1, whose translation is MGMDCRNWDEDAYRESVLGERETLTRTIFRVTFAPNANPNPNSDHFASASSSGSIASCSIDSCLEHGCGTARGENSVLTVYRIHKPWFFQSSVFCLILIPWGGALSPILENNAMTVDCQIITGSEDGVAQIWGTKFTVRPGHN
- the LOC142546066 gene encoding THO complex subunit 6-like isoform X3 — its product is MGMDCRNWDEDAYRESVLGERETLTRTIFRVTFAPNANPNPNSDHFASASSSGSIASCSIDSCLEHGCGTARGEKGSIYAAAGDSHAYCWDVVCIFSLCFAQYERHDFSTLPRMKNIK
- the LOC142546066 gene encoding THO complex subunit 6-like isoform X4, producing the protein MGMDCRNWDEDAYRESVLGERETLTRTIFRVTFAPNANPNPNSDHFASASSSGSIASCSIDSCLEHGCGTARGEKGSIYAAAGDSHAYCWDVIITGSEDGVAQIWGTKFTVRPGHN